The proteins below are encoded in one region of Silene latifolia isolate original U9 population chromosome 2, ASM4854445v1, whole genome shotgun sequence:
- the LOC141641630 gene encoding uncharacterized protein LOC141641630, which translates to MRNAPTAVQNKKLGRGTGHQSQEHLRLTGKETYLEQQYQELRSLLRRVPGMPLPMEMAAPESYADSPFTDDIATVALPKGFSVPTMTLFDGTTDPCDHISQFNQKMMVTTVTGSSKEACMCKEFGSTLTGAALQCSPAAGEQPSDLYRIVQEIDESIKDYVTRFNAEKVSIRGCDMSTAINAFRQGLDKESNLYKELTMYPCERFEEVQHRATTALRLEEDIQARKGITSFDKSSRKYATEKKDERVKPYSRPNISRIAEKTQQIDDSPHPPKLSKYGFNTGMEGLLKALRSLGDQVRWPKPPTQDRPNDDRDSNKRCEWHQDIGHRTEYCYRLRREMKFQVRKGNLDHLLSRGGKQDRREAANQVLPSAPPICTKIINVIIGGSELSGLTYSAAKRKATGSKGDHPETSYRVSQSNLPPVTFDETDMESGAEQHDDALTITLSIGNCTVRKALVDTGSSVNLIMLETLKTMGFDKENLVKKSVPLVGFSGETAHLVGEITIPTYIEGVNKLVRYLIIEGPTTYNVILGRPWLHPMKAAPSTYHQCLKFPTPWGTVTVKEDREESRNCYAQDLKATTKLPL; encoded by the exons ATGCGCAATGCACCCACCGCGGTCCAGAACAAAAAACTTGGACGAGGAACAGGACATCAGTCACAGGAGCATCTGCGACTCACCGGGAAAGAGACATACCTAGAACAGCAGTACCAGGAGCTACGGAGCCTCCTCCGGAGGGTCCCAGGAATGCCTCTGCCTATGGAGATGGCTGCACCAGAAAGCTATGCTGACTCACCGTTTACTGACGATATAGCTACGGTGGCCTTACCAAAAGGATTTAGCGTCCCAACGATGACCCTCTTCGATGGAACCACAGACCCCTGCGATCACATTAGTCAATTCAATCAAAAAATGATGGTTACCACTGTCACGGGAAGCTCAAAAGAGGCATGTATGTGTAAAGAATTTGGTTCGACCCtaaccggagcagcattacaatg TTCTCCAGCAGCCGGAGAGCAGCCAAGTGATCTATACAGGATCGTTCAGGAGATAGATGAATCAATCAAAGATTACGTCACCAGGTTCAATGCAGAAAAAGTCTCCATACGAGGCTGTGATATGTCCACTGCCATCAACGCCTTCAGGCAGGGCCTGGACAAGGaatcaaacctctacaaagaattaACGATGTATCCTTGTGAGAGATTCGAAGAAGTCCAGCATAGAGCTACAACGGCATTAAGGTTAGAAGAAGACATACAGGCTCGAAAGGGAATAACAAGCTTCGACAAGTCAAGCAGGAAATACGCAACAGAAAAGAAAGACGAACGAGTTAAGCCGTACAGCAGACCCAATATCAGCAGAATAGCAGAAAAAACTCAGCAAATTGACGACTCTCCGCATCCTCCTAAGCTATCTAAATACGGATTCAACACGGGAATGGAAGGATTGTTGAAAGCACTCAGAAGCCTGGGTGATCAGGTGAGGTGGCCAAAGCCCCCCACTCAGGATCGACCAAACGACGACAGAGACAGCAACAAGAGGTGTGAATGGCACCAGGACATAGGTCACAGGACAGAATATTGCTACAGGTTGCGGAGGGAGATGAAGTTCCAAGTACGCAAGGGAAACTTggaccacctgttatcacgtgggggcaagcaggatAGGAGAGAAGCAGCAAATCAGGTGCTTCCTTCTGCTCCACCAATATGCACGAAAATTATTAACGTGATAATAGGCGGATCTGAGCTATCAGGTTTGACATATTCCGCTGCCAAAAGGAAAGCCACCGGAAGTAAGGGGGATCATCCAGAAACTTCATACAGAGTAAGCCAGAGCAATTTACCCCCAGTAACTTTCGACGAGACTGACATGGAAAGCGGTGCAGAGCAACACGACGATGCCCTAACTATAACATTATCCATTGGCAATTGCACCGTACGAAAAGCATTAGTGGATACAGGGAGTTCTGTGAACCTTATCATGCTCGAAACCCTCAAAACCATGGGTTTCGATAAAGAAAACCTGGTAAAGAAATCTGTGCCCCTGGTGGGGTTCAGTGGTGAGACTGCACATTTAGTGGGTGAGATAACCATCCCAACATATATTGAAGGAGTTAATAAACTAGTGAGATACCTAATCATCGAGGGTCCAACCACCTACAACGTGATACTAGGAAGACCGTGGCTGCATCCGATGAAGGCGGCGCCTTCAACATATCATCAGTGTCTCAAGTTCCCAACACCATGGGGCACGGTTACAGTAAAAGAAGACCGAGAGGAATCCAGAAACTGCTACGCCCAAGACCTCAAGGCTACAACCAAGCTCCCCTTATAG
- the LOC141641628 gene encoding uncharacterized protein LOC141641628, translated as MIAYLKIATEQKSKFRTFKITQVPRDQNVEADALATLGATFQPTELSNIPITHVLIPTIQKEPDHNPVKQDVRPQYTQGARTLVSTVGQQDADWRVPYLNWLRDGTLPEDKQEAQSFRIKASRYIMIDNIIFRKSLAGPCLGVEQRGSENLIFAGYAVNHVKRCESCQKAAPAIHQPAEPMHPIISPWPFMMWGMDIVGKLPRAPENRVYMIAMTDYFSKWIEAEAMTEKGFGTNVGYLSDEAHFEGPAPAM; from the exons ATGATAGCCTACTTGAAGATAGCCACAGaacaaaaatcaaagtttagAACATTCAAGATCACTCAGGTGCCACGGGATCAGAACGTGGAGGCAGACGCCCTGGCAACGTTGGGGGCAACCTTTCAGCCCACAGAGCTATCAAACATACCTATCACACATGTATTGATCCCAACAATACAGAAGGAGCCAGATCACAATCCGGTGAAACAGGATGTACGCCCGCAGTATACGCAGGGAGCCAGGACGCTGGTTTCCACAGTAGGGCAGCAGGATGCAGATTGGAGGGTCCCATACCTAAATTGGCTAAGGGATGGGACACTCCCTGAAGACAAACAGGAAGCACAGAGTTTCAGGATAAAGGCTTCCAGGTATATCATGATTGATAACATTATCTTCAGAAAATCATTGGCAGGACCATGCCTCGGTGTTGAGCAAAGAGGAAGCGAAAACTTGATCTTTGCAGGAT ATGCCGTGAATCATGTCAAAAGATGTGAGTCATGTCAAAAGGCAGCCCCAGCAATCCACCAACCAGCAGAACCAATGCATCCGATTATCTCTCCATGGCCATTCAtgatgtggggcatggacatagtgggTAAGCTGCCCAGAGCTCCagaaaacagagtgtatatgaTAGCTATGACCGACTACTTCTCAAAGTGGATTGAAGCAGAGGCAATGACAGAG AAAGGCTTTGGTACTAATGTTGGTTACTTGTCAGATGAGGCACACTTTGAGGGTCCAGCCCCTGCCATGTGA